A region of Paenibacillus thiaminolyticus DNA encodes the following proteins:
- a CDS encoding ATP-dependent helicase, producing MQEKEGFLASKRREGIVLNTVQTEAVLHTDGPMLLLASPGSGKTTTIVMKIGYLIVEKKADPSRIKAITFSRASAADMRERFARLCPELPVRRVDFSTIHSLAFAVTREHLRNARTDFQIIEGDVDLGSREEAPMGMPALHKKLILRELYKSIAGEHIADDQMDELTTYISFVKNKLLPSDQWERVPCSVPKAAHIARQYEQFKRTGTDKLLLDYDDMLTVAYKAFSRDRKLLQRYQSRYDYILTDESQDTSLVQHEIIGQLAQPHRNLCVVADDDQSIYTWRAAEPDYLLQFKQVYPDAKLLKMEQNYRSSRNIVEVANRFIMQNKQRYDKQMFTANPPQRPIALTEVAEYEDQAKKVAERVSAIANLRDTAVLYRNNSSSIALMNEFDRAGIPFFIRDGDSRFFSHWVVEDVLNFMRMAFTDRRPDLLEKIHLKFNGYISKQQMAALKDIHNGESVFDNLLRHVPLQDYQISLLQDGKETFAGLKEMTPQAAIRVIRTKLGYDKAVEKTCERLGFRKEYIVGILNTLDNIADGLATLPDFAARLKRLEAIMDSAKRNRDANAVTFATLHSAKGLEFEHVFMIDLVEGIIPSQEDIRSYDKGETAEMEEAVRLFYVGMTRAKSQLELLSYRERGGEKAKRSRFVSYVEKLQPAPAASSAQAVTVSVPQAGAASIIPNAVRTWSGIGAGTKVKHSTFGPGEIISLDEEAVEIQFAGERKRLSASTCLSRGLLALAEEAVPPRG from the coding sequence ACGACGACAATCGTGATGAAGATCGGGTACCTGATCGTGGAAAAAAAGGCGGATCCGTCACGCATTAAGGCGATCACCTTCAGCAGAGCGTCTGCGGCAGACATGAGGGAACGGTTCGCGCGGCTCTGTCCTGAGCTGCCGGTCCGCAGGGTCGATTTCTCGACGATTCACAGTCTGGCGTTCGCGGTCACCCGCGAGCATCTCCGGAATGCGCGCACTGATTTCCAGATCATCGAAGGGGATGTCGATCTGGGGAGCCGGGAAGAAGCCCCGATGGGAATGCCGGCTCTTCACAAAAAGCTCATCCTGCGCGAGCTATACAAGTCGATTGCAGGAGAACATATCGCCGATGATCAGATGGATGAATTAACGACCTATATCAGCTTTGTCAAAAATAAATTGCTTCCTTCGGATCAATGGGAGCGCGTCCCTTGCAGCGTGCCGAAGGCGGCGCATATCGCCCGGCAGTACGAGCAATTCAAGCGAACGGGAACGGACAAGCTTCTGCTTGATTACGACGATATGCTGACGGTAGCCTATAAGGCGTTCAGCCGTGACCGGAAGCTGCTGCAGCGGTACCAGTCCCGCTATGATTATATTTTGACCGATGAGAGCCAGGATACGTCGCTCGTGCAGCATGAGATTATCGGCCAGCTTGCCCAGCCGCACCGGAATCTGTGCGTTGTGGCTGACGATGATCAGAGCATTTATACGTGGCGGGCTGCGGAGCCGGATTATTTGCTTCAATTCAAGCAAGTATACCCTGATGCGAAGCTGCTGAAAATGGAGCAGAATTACCGCTCTTCCCGTAATATCGTCGAAGTCGCCAACCGCTTCATCATGCAGAACAAGCAGCGCTATGACAAGCAGATGTTCACGGCCAACCCGCCGCAGCGGCCGATTGCCCTCACGGAGGTCGCCGAATACGAGGATCAGGCCAAAAAAGTGGCGGAGCGCGTGTCCGCCATAGCCAATTTGCGCGATACGGCTGTCCTGTACCGGAACAATTCTTCTTCGATTGCGCTGATGAATGAGTTCGATCGCGCCGGCATCCCGTTTTTTATCCGTGACGGGGACAGCCGATTCTTCTCGCATTGGGTGGTCGAGGATGTGCTGAACTTCATGCGGATGGCGTTTACCGACCGGCGGCCTGATCTTTTGGAAAAAATCCATCTCAAGTTCAATGGCTACATCTCGAAGCAGCAAATGGCGGCATTGAAGGACATTCACAACGGCGAATCGGTCTTCGACAATTTGCTTCGCCATGTGCCGCTGCAGGACTACCAGATCAGTCTGCTGCAGGACGGCAAGGAGACCTTCGCCGGGCTGAAGGAGATGACCCCGCAAGCGGCTATCCGCGTTATCCGCACGAAGCTGGGCTATGACAAGGCCGTCGAGAAAACATGCGAGCGGCTCGGCTTCCGCAAAGAGTATATCGTCGGCATATTGAACACGCTGGACAATATCGCCGATGGCCTCGCCACACTGCCAGACTTCGCGGCACGTTTGAAGCGGCTGGAGGCGATCATGGACTCCGCCAAGCGGAACCGGGACGCTAACGCGGTCACGTTCGCTACGCTTCACAGCGCGAAGGGTCTGGAGTTCGAGCATGTGTTCATGATCGACCTGGTGGAAGGCATCATTCCTTCGCAGGAGGACATCCGCAGCTACGACAAAGGCGAGACCGCGGAGATGGAGGAAGCGGTCCGGCTATTCTATGTCGGCATGACGCGGGCAAAATCCCAGCTTGAACTGCTGTCCTACCGGGAGCGGGGCGGGGAGAAGGCGAAGCGTTCCCGGTTCGTGTCTTATGTGGAGAAGCTTCAGCCTGCGCCTGCGGCGAGCTCGGCGCAGGCGGTGACTGTGTCCGTACCGCAGGCAGGAGCGGCTTCTATCATCCCGAATGCGGTTCGGACATGGAGCGGGATCGGGGCCGGAACGAAGGTGAAGCATTCCACCTTCGGCCCGGGCGAGATTATCAGCCTGGACGAAGAGGCTGTCGAGATTCAATTCGCGGGCGAGCGGAAGCGGCTGTCCGCTTCCACTTGCTTGAGCCGCGGGCTATTGGCGTTGGCGGAAGAAGCCGTCCCTCCGCGCGGATAA
- a CDS encoding ABC transporter permease: protein MITIFRTLVFGIFRDIHTLFWTIAFPLALLAGLGIYFDDAAYSGRLLAGVLTMNVLFGATMVTAFYVMAHRNRGIYKLLRATPFSTAAFIGAMTGARTALTLVVSCCIITMAVLMLGVTLHVASVGLMFLVLLVGTVCFTAIGYIAANLSRDEGNVNMISNLMSFPMLFTSEAFFRLDGAPEWVRIIASLQPFHYFVKAMGAAIHADTASALVWEPLAILAGFTVLCMTIAILTFRWDAEQAGVRRKRRTHAVSS from the coding sequence ATGATTACGATTTTCCGGACACTGGTCTTCGGGATTTTTCGCGATATTCATACGCTGTTTTGGACCATTGCTTTTCCGCTGGCGTTGTTGGCGGGTCTTGGAATTTATTTCGATGACGCGGCCTATTCCGGGCGGCTGCTGGCAGGCGTACTCACGATGAATGTGCTGTTCGGCGCGACGATGGTCACGGCCTTCTATGTGATGGCCCACCGCAATCGGGGGATCTATAAGCTGCTGCGCGCCACCCCGTTCTCTACCGCGGCGTTCATCGGGGCCATGACCGGCGCGCGGACTGCGCTGACGCTGGTCGTCAGCTGCTGCATCATCACGATGGCCGTCCTCATGCTGGGAGTTACGCTGCATGTTGCGAGTGTCGGACTGATGTTCCTCGTGCTGCTCGTCGGGACGGTGTGCTTCACGGCCATCGGTTATATCGCGGCGAATCTGTCGCGCGACGAGGGCAATGTCAACATGATCTCGAACTTGATGAGCTTCCCGATGCTGTTCACGAGCGAAGCATTCTTTCGTCTGGATGGCGCCCCAGAATGGGTACGCATCATCGCCTCGCTCCAGCCCTTCCACTACTTCGTCAAGGCGATGGGCGCTGCCATTCATGCCGACACAGCGTCCGCCTTGGTCTGGGAGCCGCTCGCCATCCTGGCCGGATTCACCGTGCTCTGCATGACCATTGCGATACTGACCTTCCGCTGGGATGCCGAGCAGGCCGGGGTAAGGCGGAAGCGGCGCACGCACGCAGTGTCCAGCTAG
- a CDS encoding ABC transporter ATP-binding protein, whose product MTMQANVLIEAAGLVKAFGRRTVVNGVDVTIRQGEVLAIIGANGAGKSTTLDLLLGLRRPDQGQISYWTADPYRHIGLQLQSTPFFPGFNALENLRMFAAFYGCRMPDRILMEHLRRCGLGEAARTDAARLSGGQQKRLAIAMALVHHPALLFLDEPTAALDPRARRDIRELIHSLAEGGTSIVFTSHDMEEVYKLASRIIMMNRGVIQAAGTPEELLTAYEADSLEELYLRLAEN is encoded by the coding sequence ATGACCATGCAAGCAAACGTCTTAATCGAAGCGGCGGGGCTCGTCAAAGCGTTCGGACGCCGTACTGTAGTGAACGGCGTGGACGTGACGATTCGGCAGGGGGAGGTGCTTGCCATCATTGGAGCGAATGGAGCCGGGAAATCGACAACGCTTGATTTGCTGCTTGGCCTGCGGCGGCCGGATCAGGGACAGATCAGCTATTGGACCGCAGATCCCTATCGCCATATTGGGCTGCAGCTGCAGTCGACTCCGTTCTTTCCCGGTTTTAACGCTTTGGAAAATTTGCGTATGTTCGCCGCTTTTTATGGCTGCCGGATGCCCGACCGCATTCTGATGGAGCATCTGCGGCGCTGCGGACTTGGCGAGGCCGCCCGAACCGATGCGGCACGTCTGTCCGGCGGCCAACAGAAGCGGCTCGCCATCGCCATGGCGCTTGTGCACCATCCGGCGCTCCTGTTCCTCGATGAGCCGACGGCGGCGCTCGACCCGCGCGCACGGCGCGACATTCGGGAATTAATTCATTCCCTCGCGGAGGGCGGTACCTCTATCGTCTTCACCTCGCACGATATGGAAGAGGTGTATAAGCTCGCGTCGCGCATCATCATGATGAACCGGGGCGTCATTCAGGCCGCCGGGACGCCGGAGGAACTGCTCACGGCATACGAGGCGGACAGTCTGGAGGAGCTGTACCTGCGGCTGGCGGAAAACTGA
- a CDS encoding PadR family transcriptional regulator has product MTDLIILSLLRQRPMHGYEIQQTIQTSRVDVWTNVLSGSIYYSLNKMEKEGLIRTEAEERTGARLRKIYAITEQGERYFKEKVRESLTLAPHSVKSDFVLGLTWIDEIPREEAKPLLEQNVKELEATLEQWKLGKEIKRQYGLPPIAEASFDNAIALLELDIAYLRKVIALMQQ; this is encoded by the coding sequence GTGACCGACTTGATTATTCTCTCCTTACTGCGCCAGCGGCCGATGCACGGTTATGAAATTCAACAGACGATCCAGACCAGTCGCGTCGATGTGTGGACAAATGTGTTGTCCGGCTCGATCTATTACTCCTTGAACAAGATGGAGAAAGAAGGGCTGATTCGGACGGAGGCGGAGGAACGGACCGGAGCCCGCCTGCGCAAAATTTATGCCATCACGGAACAGGGCGAGCGGTACTTCAAAGAGAAGGTGCGGGAATCGCTGACTCTTGCGCCCCATTCGGTTAAGTCTGATTTCGTGCTCGGACTGACCTGGATTGACGAGATTCCCCGGGAAGAAGCGAAGCCGCTGCTGGAGCAGAATGTGAAGGAACTGGAGGCAACGCTGGAGCAGTGGAAGCTAGGGAAGGAGATTAAGCGTCAATACGGGCTCCCCCCTATCGCGGAAGCTTCGTTCGACAATGCGATCGCACTGCTGGAGCTGGATATCGCCTATCTCCGCAAAGTCATCGCACTGATGCAGCAGTAA